A stretch of the Gossypium hirsutum isolate 1008001.06 chromosome D07, Gossypium_hirsutum_v2.1, whole genome shotgun sequence genome encodes the following:
- the LOC107955053 gene encoding triacylglycerol lipase 2 — protein sequence MEVADSVTCIILLILFCGSAAGNRKALYSFKAQENAIAMAPSSDNGICKSMVETHGYDCEEHTVTTQDGYILSMQRIPVGRSGGTPGNRPPVLLQHGILMDGITWLLLPPEQSLAFVLSDNGYDVWIANSRGTKYSKGHKSLSPNDPAYWDWSWDELVAYDLPATFQYVYDQTGQKLHYVGHSQGTLVALAALSKDQLLNMLRSAALLCPIAYMGQMTSPLAKNAADNFIAEAVYWLGLSEFDPRGDAVVNLLKDICSKPGIDCTNLLTSFTGQNCCLNSSIVNIFLDHEPQPSATKNMVHLAQMIRQGTIKMYDYIDEVENMKHYGQATPPAYNMTSIPNDFPVFLSYGGEDALSDVNDVKLLLGSLKDHDGDKLVVQYRYDYAHADYVMAENAKQDVYDPLIAFFRLQ from the exons atgGAGGTGGCCGACAGTGTAACATGTATAATTCTACTTATTCTTTTCTGTGGGTCAGCAGCTGGAAATAGAAAAGCTTTGTATTCATTCAAAGCTCAAGAGAATGCCATTGCAATGGCTCCATCATCTGATAATGGTATTTGTAAATCAATGGTCGAAACACATGGTTACGATTGTGAAGAACATACG GTAACTACACAAGATGGTTACATTCTAAGTATGCAAAGAATTCCTGTGGGTCGGTCAGGTGGGACACCAGGAAACAGACCACCAGTCCTGTTACAGCACGGGATCTTAATG GATGGAATTACGTGGCTGTTATTGCCGCCGGAACAGTCTTTGGCATTTGTGTTGTCGGATAATGGCTATGATGTGTGGATTGCTAATTCCCGTGGAACAAAGTACAGCAAAGGGCATAAATCACTCAGTCCTAACGATCCG GCTTACTGGGATTGGTCGTGGGATGAATTGGTAGCTTATGATCTTCCTGCTACCTTCCAATATGTATATGATCAAACAGGACAAAAGCTACACTATGTAGGGCATTCACag GGAACTCTGGTTGCATTGGCTGCCCTCTCGAAGGATCAGTTATTGAACATGTTGAGATCAGCTGCTTTACTTTGCCCAATTGCTTATATGGGTCAGATGACTTCTCCACTTGCAAAAAATGCTGCTGACAACTTCATTGCTGAG GCAGTCTACTGGTTAGGCCTCAGTGAATTTGATCCACGAGG GGATGCAGTAGTTAACCTTCTCAAAGACATCTGCAGCAAACCAGGCATTGACTGCACTAACTTATTGACAAGTTTTACAG GTCAGAACTGTTGCTTGAACTCTTCCATAGTAAACATATTTCTAGATCATGAGCCCCAACCATCAGCAACAAAGAACATGGTCCATCTGGCTCAGA TGATTAGGCAAGGAACCATAAAAATGTATGATTACATCGACGAGGTTGAAAATATGAAACATTATGGGCAAGCAACACCTCCAGCATACAACATGACCAGCATTCCAAATGACTTTCCTGTTTTCCTTAGCTATGGAGGGGAGGATGCTCTTTCTGATGTAAATGATGTGAAGTTATTATTGGGAAGTCTCAAAGATCATGATGGAGACAAGCTTGTAGTTCAGTATAGATATGATTATGCTCATGCAGATTATGTCATGGCAGAAAATGCTAAACAAGATGTATATGATCCTTTAATTGCCTTCTTTAGGCTACAATAG